From one Thermococcus sp. LS1 genomic stretch:
- a CDS encoding P-loop NTPase yields the protein MQLVIASGKGGVGKSTVTASLLYLLKDEYDFVAVDADADAPNLDLLLGVERWEDERGLVGAKVARINTGSCIRCGICQERCPYDCIKVIDGDYVVSELTCEGCNVCGLVCPVPGTITLEEVRSGVIRKTTTKYGFPLISAQLDVGRPNSGKLVTEEKEWAKSLMKELGLKHMIVDSAAGIGCQVIASIGGADLTILIAEPTPASLSDVQRAYRVVQHFRQPAYLIINKADFNPGFKALHEWAESEGIPILGEVPYDRAVPKSMGMLKPVVEAFPDSKASQAIKEIAERVKVEILK from the coding sequence ATGCAGCTCGTCATAGCGAGCGGTAAGGGCGGCGTCGGAAAGAGCACCGTAACTGCTTCGCTCCTCTACCTTCTAAAGGATGAATACGACTTCGTGGCGGTGGATGCGGACGCAGATGCGCCGAACCTCGACCTCCTTCTCGGCGTCGAGCGCTGGGAAGATGAGAGGGGGCTGGTTGGCGCCAAGGTTGCTCGTATAAATACGGGGAGCTGCATCCGCTGCGGCATCTGTCAGGAACGCTGCCCCTACGACTGTATCAAGGTCATTGACGGCGACTACGTCGTGAGTGAGCTCACCTGTGAAGGCTGCAACGTCTGCGGTCTGGTCTGTCCGGTTCCAGGAACCATAACCCTCGAGGAAGTCCGCTCTGGGGTAATAAGGAAGACCACCACGAAGTACGGCTTCCCGCTAATCTCCGCCCAGCTCGACGTCGGCAGGCCCAACAGCGGCAAGCTCGTAACCGAGGAGAAGGAGTGGGCGAAGAGCCTGATGAAGGAGCTTGGCCTTAAGCACATGATAGTGGACAGCGCAGCTGGAATAGGCTGTCAGGTTATAGCGAGCATCGGCGGTGCAGATTTGACAATACTCATTGCCGAGCCGACGCCAGCCTCCCTCAGCGATGTTCAGAGGGCTTATAGGGTCGTTCAGCACTTCAGGCAGCCGGCTTACCTCATAATCAACAAGGCCGACTTCAACCCGGGATTTAAAGCCCTCCACGAGTGGGCAGAGAGCGAGGGAATCCCGATACTCGGCGAGGTTCCCTACGACAGGGCGGTACCGAAGAGCATGGGGATGCTCAAGCCTGTTGTGGAGGCCTTTCCAGACTCAAAGGCATCCCAGGCGATAAAAGAAATTGCCGAGAGGGTTAAGGTTGAAATACTGAAATGA
- a CDS encoding MBL fold metallo-hydrolase: MSTRLIILNDNAPSKGLLNDWGWSLLVEGNYRFLFDAGMNPLVLAHNSKALGASLKGLDFVVLSHWHGDHCGGFPYIAELNPGIPLYAPPGNKALAMRWGFDAMEVLKAGEIVPGIWTSGPLDGFEQAAGVETPSGLVVIVGCSHPGVDRLTGAVLEVSGYKKAHLVMGSFHYPSPGTLDKLAAMAEFIAPAHCSGNLAKAYVRKRYPGKFVEVKTGSVLEV, from the coding sequence GTGAGCACGAGGCTCATAATCCTGAACGACAACGCCCCCTCGAAGGGCCTCCTCAACGACTGGGGCTGGAGCCTCCTGGTTGAAGGGAATTACCGCTTCCTCTTTGACGCCGGTATGAACCCGCTCGTTCTGGCCCACAACTCAAAAGCCCTGGGAGCTTCCCTGAAGGGATTGGACTTCGTGGTTCTGAGCCACTGGCACGGCGACCACTGCGGCGGCTTTCCCTACATAGCGGAGCTTAACCCCGGGATTCCACTCTATGCACCCCCGGGAAACAAAGCCCTCGCGATGCGCTGGGGCTTTGATGCCATGGAGGTGCTGAAGGCCGGGGAGATCGTCCCCGGAATCTGGACTTCCGGCCCGCTGGACGGCTTTGAGCAGGCGGCTGGCGTGGAGACCCCTTCCGGATTGGTTGTCATCGTCGGCTGTTCCCATCCGGGCGTGGACAGGCTCACAGGGGCCGTTCTTGAGGTTTCCGGCTACAAAAAAGCCCACCTCGTCATGGGCAGCTTCCACTATCCCTCTCCGGGAACGCTGGACAAACTCGCTGCCATGGCCGAGTTCATAGCCCCTGCCCACTGCTCTGGAAACTTGGCCAAGGCGTATGTGAGGAAGAGGTACCCGGGGAAGTTCGTGGAAGTAAAGACGGGGAGCGTTCTGGAGGTCTAG
- a CDS encoding P-loop NTPase — protein sequence MQIAVSGGKGGTGKSTIAINLAIALREHFDLVLADLDVEAPNDHLLLGVELQNEEPVELFMPRFDYSKCTRCRKCAEVCEEHAIITMRDGTPFLMPNLCSGCAACEIVCPVPGAILPGKKLMGHTYLTETPYGFPLVTGRLLEGEERAMPIVSRAKKRAQSLNKELLLVDTAAGTSNTVSKALEDSKLIIAVTEPTPLGLHDSELILRLAQLMDIPAMIIVNRSDLSDVGKVREIAERYSAEIIAEIPYSENVIRSYVEGRPIVLSDYPEAQIFRKIAERVVEFIGGGE from the coding sequence ATGCAGATCGCAGTGAGCGGAGGAAAAGGTGGAACCGGAAAATCCACCATTGCGATAAATCTCGCGATAGCCCTTAGAGAGCACTTTGATCTTGTTCTGGCCGATTTGGATGTTGAGGCACCAAACGACCATCTGCTCCTTGGAGTTGAGCTCCAGAACGAGGAGCCCGTTGAGCTCTTCATGCCGCGCTTTGACTACTCCAAGTGCACCCGCTGCAGGAAGTGCGCGGAAGTTTGTGAGGAGCACGCGATAATAACCATGCGTGACGGAACTCCCTTCCTGATGCCCAACCTCTGCTCTGGCTGCGCCGCCTGTGAGATAGTCTGCCCAGTTCCCGGGGCGATACTTCCGGGGAAGAAGCTCATGGGCCACACATATCTAACGGAGACACCCTACGGCTTCCCGCTCGTTACGGGCAGGCTTTTGGAGGGCGAGGAGAGGGCCATGCCCATCGTTTCAAGAGCGAAGAAGAGGGCCCAAAGCTTAAATAAGGAGCTCCTGCTCGTTGACACTGCCGCCGGAACGAGCAATACCGTTTCGAAGGCACTTGAAGATTCTAAGCTCATCATAGCCGTTACCGAACCGACACCGCTCGGGCTTCATGACAGCGAACTTATCCTCCGGCTGGCTCAGCTCATGGACATTCCGGCTATGATAATCGTTAACCGCTCCGATCTGAGCGACGTTGGAAAGGTCAGGGAAATTGCCGAGCGCTACAGCGCCGAGATAATAGCCGAGATCCCCTACAGCGAGAACGTCATACGAAGCTACGTGGAAGGAAGGCCGATAGTTCTGAGCGACTATCCTGAGGCCCAAATTTTCAGGAAGATTGCCGAGAGGGTTGTCGAGTTCATCGGAGGTGGTGAGTGA
- a CDS encoding DUF998 domain-containing protein → MEKVGLPYNWVMNLALIATAILGTYYTIGLFSELGNVVEKVGAGVFIVALLFLIGIGLFPEGTDPHYYVSWGFFITGSIGLLIAGLGLWLEGRGDIGIFTVTVFVVAWILARWAFRNFEGVAIAEFIGIFGIIIWHYTVLWAKFYKTEKQRKN, encoded by the coding sequence TTGGAAAAAGTTGGGTTACCTTACAACTGGGTGATGAACCTTGCGCTCATTGCAACTGCGATTTTGGGCACATACTACACGATCGGCCTCTTCAGCGAGCTCGGAAACGTAGTAGAGAAGGTAGGAGCCGGAGTATTCATTGTCGCTCTCCTATTTCTGATTGGAATCGGCCTCTTTCCCGAGGGAACAGATCCGCACTACTACGTCAGCTGGGGTTTCTTCATAACAGGTAGCATAGGACTTCTGATAGCCGGCCTCGGCCTCTGGCTTGAGGGAAGAGGGGATATCGGAATTTTTACAGTTACCGTCTTTGTGGTCGCGTGGATTCTGGCGAGATGGGCCTTCAGGAATTTCGAAGGTGTGGCCATCGCAGAGTTCATTGGAATTTTTGGGATTATAATCTGGCACTACACAGTGCTATGGGCAAAATTCTACAAAACAGAAAAGCAGAGGAAAAATTAA
- a CDS encoding FeoA family protein produces the protein MRLSEAEPGKKVRVKEITGGPKARFAAMGLSRGTELKVLKRAPLGDPIEVEVRGYKLSLRLEEAKFIEVE, from the coding sequence ATGCGGCTGAGTGAAGCGGAACCGGGAAAGAAGGTTCGAGTTAAGGAGATAACCGGGGGGCCAAAGGCCCGCTTCGCAGCGATGGGCCTCAGCAGAGGTACCGAGCTGAAAGTTCTGAAGAGGGCTCCCCTCGGAGACCCAATAGAGGTTGAAGTACGCGGCTATAAGCTTTCCCTGAGGCTTGAAGAAGCAAAGTTCATAGAGGTGGAGTGA
- the pfdA gene encoding prefoldin subunit alpha translates to MAERNEQLERLAYEYQLLQAQAQLLAQNLELLTLGRNEFQAVKETLEELKKVEEEKPEILVPIGAGSFLKGMIVDKNSAIVSVGSGYAIEKSLDDAIGYLDARIKEYDEAIRKTQEALAKLEGQLQELAQKAQKLQQEAAMDFSVKK, encoded by the coding sequence ATGGCGGAGAGAAACGAGCAGCTTGAAAGGCTCGCTTACGAGTATCAGCTCCTGCAGGCTCAGGCTCAGCTTTTAGCCCAGAACCTTGAGCTCCTAACCCTCGGAAGGAACGAGTTCCAGGCCGTTAAGGAGACCCTCGAGGAGCTCAAAAAGGTCGAGGAGGAGAAGCCAGAAATTCTGGTGCCCATCGGCGCGGGCTCCTTCCTGAAAGGCATGATAGTGGACAAGAACAGCGCGATAGTCAGCGTCGGTTCTGGCTATGCTATCGAGAAGAGCCTCGACGACGCTATAGGCTACCTAGATGCCAGAATAAAAGAGTATGACGAGGCAATAAGGAAGACGCAGGAGGCTCTGGCAAAGCTTGAGGGTCAGCTCCAGGAGCTTGCCCAGAAGGCACAGAAGCTCCAGCAGGAAGCTGCGATGGACTTCAGCGTGAAGAAGTGA
- a CDS encoding DUF2250 domain-containing protein has translation MSGRSTRGERGGFYHDLLPVHLYVLAHLKRAGVDYAKMMARMSELPLQTVETAIKDLMEAGLIERDSGSAIKRSRARFKKAFEVHKHHTYYRLSRKGELFVRSIDEKWLKEYFNLLLPDGWKVVRALKDTRSFETLPKEMRKKEVREELLLHGFITPSGRKTKFFKLLVEFLGI, from the coding sequence ATGAGTGGCAGGAGTACGCGGGGAGAACGCGGAGGTTTTTACCACGATTTGCTCCCGGTTCACCTCTACGTCTTGGCCCACCTGAAGAGGGCAGGGGTGGATTACGCCAAGATGATGGCGAGGATGAGCGAGCTACCACTTCAGACGGTAGAAACCGCGATAAAGGATCTTATGGAAGCGGGTCTGATCGAGCGCGATTCCGGAAGCGCGATAAAAAGGAGCAGGGCGCGCTTCAAGAAGGCCTTCGAGGTTCACAAGCACCACACCTACTACCGTCTCTCGCGGAAGGGGGAACTCTTCGTCCGCTCGATTGATGAAAAGTGGCTTAAAGAGTACTTCAACTTGCTCCTCCCCGATGGCTGGAAGGTTGTTCGGGCCCTCAAAGACACGAGAAGCTTCGAGACCTTGCCAAAGGAGATGAGAAAAAAAGAAGTAAGAGAAGAACTCCTCCTGCACGGTTTTATCACCCCCAGCGGGAGGAAGACGAAGTTTTTCAAACTGCTGGTGGAGTTTCTGGGAATTTGA
- a CDS encoding NifB/NifX family molybdenum-iron cluster-binding protein, whose translation MRIIVSTVNGGLDDGVNPAFGRTPTFTIVDVENGAITGVQVLPNPGYSQPRGAGVTAAQFAIDQGAEVVIAGQFGPNSYGVLQAAGIRMVSAPANMTVREAVEAFLRGELSGATMGPEGGGMGGGYGAGYGRGGGMGRGMGRGRGAGGEMGRGRGGGGYGRGRGGW comes from the coding sequence ATGAGGATAATCGTGTCAACGGTTAACGGGGGCCTTGATGACGGGGTGAACCCCGCTTTTGGAAGGACTCCGACCTTCACGATAGTAGACGTCGAGAACGGCGCGATAACCGGCGTTCAGGTTCTTCCAAACCCAGGTTACTCCCAGCCAAGGGGGGCCGGGGTCACGGCGGCACAGTTCGCCATTGACCAGGGGGCAGAGGTCGTCATAGCCGGCCAGTTCGGGCCGAATTCCTACGGCGTCCTTCAGGCAGCAGGGATAAGGATGGTTTCGGCACCGGCAAACATGACCGTCCGCGAGGCCGTTGAGGCCTTCCTCCGCGGCGAGCTTTCGGGCGCCACCATGGGCCCCGAAGGCGGTGGAATGGGAGGCGGCTACGGAGCCGGTTACGGCCGCGGTGGCGGCATGGGCAGAGGAATGGGCCGCGGAAGAGGAGCCGGCGGTGAAATGGGAAGAGGCCGCGGTGGAGGCGGCTACGGTCGTGGCAGGGGCGGCTGGTGA
- a CDS encoding NifB/NifX family molybdenum-iron cluster-binding protein — MRIAIPTNGGGLNDTVAPVFARAPAFYIADVDEKGNVTSEKVIQNGAAMAGGGAGPMAVQTLINEGVEAIVAPQVGPNALGAIQAAGIRLYQVAPGTPVEEAIKAVTSGSVGQFTAPVPAAPVAPGTPTTPAPAYGPYPTTPAYPLYPAYGYGPGWGRGWGRGGGWGRGRSWGRGWGRGGRGWGARLGYCPWTGQPSRRTWLARFFGWW; from the coding sequence ATGAGGATCGCAATCCCAACCAACGGAGGGGGGCTCAACGATACCGTCGCCCCGGTGTTCGCGCGCGCCCCTGCGTTCTACATAGCGGACGTTGACGAGAAGGGAAACGTAACCAGCGAGAAGGTCATCCAGAACGGAGCGGCCATGGCTGGCGGCGGAGCCGGCCCAATGGCAGTTCAGACACTCATCAACGAGGGAGTTGAGGCAATAGTAGCACCGCAGGTCGGTCCGAACGCCCTCGGGGCAATACAGGCGGCGGGCATAAGGCTCTACCAGGTCGCCCCTGGAACTCCGGTTGAGGAGGCCATAAAAGCAGTCACCAGCGGAAGCGTCGGGCAGTTCACAGCACCAGTACCGGCTGCACCGGTGGCCCCGGGGACCCCAACGACTCCCGCCCCAGCATACGGCCCGTACCCGACTACACCGGCTTACCCGCTGTACCCGGCCTACGGCTACGGCCCCGGATGGGGCAGGGGCTGGGGCCGCGGTGGCGGCTGGGGAAGAGGACGCAGTTGGGGCCGTGGATGGGGCAGAGGAGGCAGAGGCTGGGGAGCGAGGCTCGGCTACTGCCCATGGACCGGCCAGCCAAGCAGGAGGACGTGGCTCGCCAGGTTCTTCGGCTGGTGGTGA
- a CDS encoding Rossmann-like domain-containing protein — MLLGEIKRKTLPLTDGLELVDFGFALPYTWVLVEGPEGRALGVAMTLPEEVQRYTNSVTEPSIEAFIERADSLNVIERTLGLAAINAVSQYHIDLSNAEWADVLELLPEDVGKIAMIGNMPPLARTLRERDFNVFVFERNAKLWDKDTYSDALEYHLLPEMDAVIASATCLVNGTIDMLIDRAKKARLFVLTGPTGQLLPEFLSGTRVTHLAAMKVVDIERALLGLKLGSFRGFEEGNKKYVVEV; from the coding sequence ATGCTGCTCGGAGAGATCAAGAGGAAGACACTGCCGCTTACGGATGGCCTTGAACTGGTTGACTTCGGCTTCGCACTGCCATACACGTGGGTCCTTGTCGAAGGGCCGGAAGGTAGAGCACTGGGGGTCGCGATGACCCTTCCAGAAGAGGTACAGCGCTACACGAACTCCGTGACGGAGCCTTCTATTGAGGCGTTCATCGAGAGGGCCGACAGCCTGAACGTCATAGAGAGAACCCTAGGTTTGGCTGCCATCAACGCGGTCTCGCAGTACCACATCGACCTGAGCAACGCGGAGTGGGCCGACGTCCTTGAGTTATTGCCCGAAGATGTGGGTAAAATCGCCATGATAGGCAACATGCCGCCGCTGGCGAGGACACTCCGGGAGAGGGACTTCAACGTATTCGTCTTCGAGAGGAACGCCAAGCTCTGGGATAAGGACACCTACAGCGACGCCCTGGAGTACCATCTTTTACCGGAGATGGACGCGGTCATAGCGAGCGCCACGTGCCTGGTTAACGGCACGATAGACATGCTTATCGACAGGGCGAAGAAGGCGAGGCTCTTCGTATTGACAGGGCCAACAGGTCAGCTTCTCCCGGAGTTCCTGAGCGGGACGCGCGTCACGCACCTCGCCGCGATGAAGGTGGTTGACATCGAGAGGGCCCTCCTTGGCCTCAAGCTCGGCTCCTTCAGGGGCTTTGAGGAGGGGAATAAGAAGTACGTGGTGGAGGTGTGA
- a CDS encoding NifB/NifX family molybdenum-iron cluster-binding protein translates to MKCLKVAFGMENDETLIDAHYGDSEFFAIYEVCENGSIKLLEKRDNKAKDMEEHDEGHGDPRKFRAIVGQLMDVDVLAAFRMGPNFLRIRDQSDKVAFFTRTRDLKLALQRVAENFDDLWEQVQEKKAEKPPIEE, encoded by the coding sequence ATGAAGTGCCTGAAGGTTGCCTTTGGGATGGAGAATGATGAGACGCTCATAGATGCCCACTACGGCGATTCTGAGTTCTTTGCAATATACGAGGTTTGTGAGAATGGGAGCATTAAGCTCCTTGAGAAAAGGGACAACAAAGCCAAGGATATGGAGGAGCACGACGAAGGACACGGCGACCCGAGGAAGTTCAGGGCGATAGTTGGTCAGCTCATGGACGTTGACGTTCTGGCTGCCTTTAGAATGGGGCCGAACTTTCTAAGGATAAGAGACCAGAGCGACAAGGTGGCCTTCTTCACGAGAACGAGGGACCTAAAGCTCGCCCTCCAGAGGGTTGCCGAGAACTTCGATGACCTCTGGGAGCAGGTGCAGGAAAAGAAGGCCGAGAAGCCCCCGATAGAGGAGTAA
- a CDS encoding FeoA family protein, translating into MVPLAFLDEGARGRIVRITGGHGVLVRLTAMGFGPGREVKVVRNQMAGPLVVASGDTQVAIGRGMAMKILVEVE; encoded by the coding sequence ATGGTCCCGCTCGCATTTCTTGACGAGGGGGCAAGGGGGAGGATCGTCAGGATAACTGGCGGCCATGGAGTTCTCGTGAGGCTTACAGCGATGGGTTTTGGCCCTGGAAGGGAGGTTAAGGTCGTTAGGAACCAGATGGCCGGCCCCCTTGTCGTGGCGAGCGGAGACACACAGGTGGCGATAGGAAGGGGTATGGCAATGAAAATCCTCGTGGAGGTGGAATGA
- a CDS encoding PPC domain-containing DNA-binding protein: MRFSRGRNFLFRVPEGKELLSFINEFARKNNVLIGTVSAIGSLRNPKIGYFVETEGRYKVIELKGIYELVSLSGNISLKDDEPFVHIHVALGDSEGRLWGGHLVEGEVFVAEVHIQELLGEPLERKPQESGLALWDEES; encoded by the coding sequence ATGAGATTCTCAAGGGGGAGGAATTTTCTGTTCAGGGTTCCTGAGGGCAAGGAACTGCTGAGCTTCATCAACGAATTTGCGAGAAAAAATAACGTTTTAATTGGGACGGTGAGTGCCATTGGAAGTCTCAGGAATCCCAAAATTGGCTACTTTGTGGAAACGGAAGGGCGGTACAAAGTTATTGAGCTGAAAGGCATCTACGAGCTCGTTTCACTCTCTGGGAACATAAGCCTTAAGGATGATGAACCCTTCGTCCACATCCACGTCGCACTCGGCGATTCGGAGGGGAGGCTCTGGGGCGGTCATCTCGTTGAAGGGGAAGTCTTTGTCGCGGAGGTTCACATCCAAGAGCTCCTAGGCGAGCCGCTTGAGAGGAAGCCCCAGGAGAGTGGGCTGGCACTGTGGGACGAAGAGTCTTAA
- the feoB gene encoding ferrous iron transport protein B, translated as MEGTLIALIGNPNVGKTTIFNALTGLKQHVGNWPGVTVEKKEGEFEHGGKKFHVVDLPGVYALTAYSIDEKIARDFIVREKPDLVVDIVDASNLQRNLYLTLQLLEIGANVVVALNKMDLAKEKGYKIDPKKLEDALGVPVVPMVAAEGKGIEELKAKIVEALERKPRPVEYPNFEAYTERLTRVIERDEELSRRYNPRWLAIKLLEGDDEAKGIVEESRTRDDILRELIEVSEELHKKYGDVELALADERYGVIGEIVKKAIVKKEERMTFSDMLDEVFTHKYLGIPIFISLMWVVFKFTFDVSAPFSDIIDWFFGWLGDAVGTHVANDALASLLRDGIIAGLGSVLVFLPPIAFLFLAFSWLEDSGYMARAAFVMDRVMHRFGLHGKSVIPMIMGFGCNVPAIMATRTLEDEKDRLLTILVNPLMSCPARLPIYAVFAGAFFAGREGTVITSMYLLGIALALVIAWLFRKLLFKGEPSYFIMELPPYNRPNWRVILGTTWTRTEKFLKKAGTVIFAGVVVVWLLSVTGPSGYLGSEALENGAVLAKSWVAALGHALQPLFSPMGWDWRGAVALFFGFIAKEVVVGTLGVLYGVGDDVHAVSNAIAASGTFNPVTAYAFMAFSLIYVPCVATIAVIKQEAGWKWALFAVVYEIILAYIVALAIVGIGGVL; from the coding sequence ATGGAGGGCACCTTAATAGCACTAATAGGAAACCCCAACGTTGGAAAGACCACGATTTTTAACGCCTTAACTGGCCTGAAGCAGCACGTTGGCAACTGGCCGGGTGTCACTGTGGAAAAGAAGGAAGGGGAGTTCGAGCACGGCGGAAAGAAGTTTCATGTGGTGGATCTGCCGGGTGTTTACGCTCTGACGGCATATTCCATCGACGAGAAGATAGCGAGGGACTTCATAGTCAGGGAGAAACCGGACCTCGTGGTGGACATAGTTGACGCCTCAAACCTTCAGCGCAACCTCTATCTCACCCTCCAGCTCCTCGAGATTGGGGCGAACGTCGTCGTTGCGCTGAACAAGATGGACCTCGCCAAGGAGAAGGGCTACAAGATAGACCCAAAGAAGCTCGAAGATGCCCTCGGCGTTCCGGTCGTCCCGATGGTGGCGGCCGAGGGAAAGGGCATCGAGGAGCTCAAAGCAAAGATCGTCGAGGCCCTGGAGAGAAAGCCGCGCCCGGTTGAGTACCCGAACTTCGAGGCCTACACCGAGCGCCTCACGAGGGTTATTGAGAGGGACGAGGAACTGTCGAGGAGGTACAACCCGAGGTGGCTCGCCATAAAGCTCCTCGAGGGCGATGATGAGGCAAAGGGGATAGTCGAAGAAAGCAGAACGAGGGACGATATCCTGCGGGAGCTTATAGAGGTCTCCGAGGAGCTTCATAAGAAGTACGGGGACGTTGAGCTTGCGCTGGCAGACGAGCGCTACGGGGTGATAGGGGAAATAGTCAAGAAAGCCATCGTGAAGAAGGAGGAGAGGATGACTTTCAGCGACATGCTGGACGAGGTCTTCACCCACAAGTACCTTGGAATCCCCATTTTCATCAGCCTGATGTGGGTCGTCTTCAAGTTCACCTTCGACGTTTCGGCACCATTCAGCGACATAATAGACTGGTTCTTCGGCTGGCTTGGGGATGCCGTTGGTACCCACGTTGCGAACGATGCATTAGCTTCTCTCCTGAGGGACGGCATCATAGCAGGTCTCGGCAGCGTCCTAGTGTTCCTTCCGCCGATAGCGTTCCTGTTCCTCGCGTTCTCGTGGCTTGAGGACAGCGGCTACATGGCCAGGGCGGCCTTCGTTATGGACAGGGTCATGCACCGCTTCGGCCTTCACGGCAAGTCCGTGATACCGATGATAATGGGCTTCGGCTGCAACGTCCCGGCTATAATGGCGACGAGAACTCTGGAAGACGAGAAGGACAGGCTACTGACGATACTCGTGAACCCACTGATGTCCTGCCCCGCGAGGCTGCCGATATATGCCGTTTTCGCGGGGGCGTTCTTCGCCGGAAGGGAGGGGACTGTGATAACGAGTATGTACCTCCTTGGCATAGCGCTTGCCCTTGTAATAGCATGGCTCTTCAGAAAGCTCCTCTTCAAGGGTGAGCCATCCTACTTCATCATGGAGCTTCCGCCCTACAACAGGCCCAACTGGAGAGTCATCCTCGGGACGACCTGGACGAGGACAGAGAAATTCCTCAAGAAGGCCGGAACTGTCATCTTTGCCGGCGTTGTTGTGGTCTGGTTACTCTCCGTCACCGGACCAAGCGGATACCTTGGCTCTGAGGCCCTTGAGAACGGGGCAGTGCTTGCGAAGTCATGGGTGGCAGCGCTTGGACACGCCCTCCAGCCGCTCTTCAGCCCGATGGGCTGGGACTGGAGGGGGGCAGTAGCGCTGTTCTTCGGCTTCATAGCAAAGGAGGTTGTTGTTGGAACACTTGGAGTGCTCTACGGCGTTGGGGACGATGTGCACGCCGTTTCCAATGCAATAGCGGCAAGCGGGACATTTAATCCAGTGACCGCCTACGCCTTCATGGCGTTCTCGCTGATATACGTGCCCTGTGTTGCCACAATAGCCGTCATAAAGCAGGAAGCGGGTTGGAAGTGGGCGCTCTTCGCGGTGGTCTACGAGATAATTCTCGCGTACATCGTCGCCCTGGCCATAGTCGGGATAGGGGGTGTGCTCTGA